A region from the Salidesulfovibrio onnuriiensis genome encodes:
- a CDS encoding NAD-dependent epimerase — MKILVTGAAGFIGFHLSRRFLEMGHEVVGLDVVNDYYDQNLKWTRLDILKKSDVFKHAHIDMADNKAMEDLFAAEKFNRVVNLAAQAGVRYSVENPRAYVDSNVVGFLNILEGCRHNQVEHLVYASSSSVYGMNTTMPLSPHEAVDHPMSLYAATKKSNEMMAHSYSNLYDLPTTGLRFFTVYGPWGRPDMALFLFTKNIIEGKPINVFNYGKMRRDFTFIDDIIEGVVRVTMNTAAPNPAWDGANPDPASSSVPYRIYNIGNNKVVELSRYIEVLEECLGKKAEINYMPMQPGDVPATEANVDDLVRDVGFKPDTSIEEGISKFVEWYKDYYKA; from the coding sequence ATGAAGATACTCGTGACCGGCGCTGCCGGCTTTATCGGTTTTCATCTTTCCAGGCGTTTTCTTGAAATGGGCCACGAAGTAGTGGGCCTGGATGTCGTCAACGACTATTACGACCAGAATCTGAAATGGACCCGCCTGGACATCCTCAAGAAGAGCGACGTGTTCAAGCACGCCCATATCGACATGGCCGACAACAAGGCCATGGAGGATCTCTTTGCCGCGGAAAAGTTCAACCGCGTGGTCAACCTGGCCGCCCAGGCCGGCGTGCGCTACAGCGTGGAGAATCCCCGCGCCTATGTCGATTCCAACGTGGTGGGCTTCCTGAACATCCTGGAAGGGTGCCGCCACAATCAGGTCGAGCACCTGGTCTATGCCTCTTCCAGCTCGGTCTATGGCATGAACACCACCATGCCGCTTTCCCCGCATGAAGCGGTCGATCATCCCATGAGCCTGTATGCGGCCACCAAGAAATCCAATGAAATGATGGCGCATTCGTATAGCAATCTGTATGACCTGCCCACCACCGGGTTGCGCTTTTTCACGGTCTACGGCCCCTGGGGCAGGCCGGACATGGCGTTGTTCCTGTTCACCAAGAATATTATCGAGGGCAAGCCCATTAACGTGTTCAACTACGGCAAGATGCGCCGTGACTTCACCTTCATTGACGACATCATCGAAGGCGTTGTCCGCGTGACCATGAACACCGCAGCACCCAATCCCGCCTGGGACGGAGCCAATCCGGATCCGGCCAGCAGTTCCGTGCCGTACCGCATCTACAACATCGGCAACAACAAGGTGGTGGAGCTTTCCAGGTACATCGAAGTGCTCGAGGAATGCCTGGGCAAGAAAGCGGAGATCAACTACATGCCCATGCAGCCGGGCGATGTGCCTGCCACCGAGGCCAATGTGGATGACCTTGTCCGCGACGTGGGATTCAAGCCGGACACCTCCATTGAAGAGGGTATTAGCAAGTTTGTCGAGTGGTACAAGGACTACTACAAGGCATAA
- a CDS encoding ParB/RepB/Spo0J family partition protein produces MSMNKGLGRGLDALLGGVREEEEKGLEAASVQMIPVSSVVANPYQPRREFDSAALDDLAASIKAQGVLQPILVRPVGDDRYELVAGERRLRASKIAGLVDVPSLVREMNDQESLAIALIENLQREDLNPVEEALGYQQLQKEFGLSQDELSRQVGKSRSAVANSLRLLNLPEEVQQHIQMGKISAGHGRAIMAITESEPQADLHERIMENGLTVRQAEAQASFWKQNGRLPGADEVGAPVKSAGATSHKESLDPSMQELQAVLCESLDLAVKVSGSQEKGRITLSYRQGDELRSLLEKLGVESPF; encoded by the coding sequence ATGTCCATGAACAAAGGTCTTGGCCGTGGTTTGGATGCATTGCTGGGCGGCGTCCGGGAAGAGGAAGAAAAAGGTCTGGAAGCCGCTTCCGTGCAGATGATCCCCGTGAGCTCGGTGGTCGCCAACCCGTATCAGCCGCGTCGGGAGTTCGATTCCGCCGCCCTGGACGACCTTGCGGCCTCCATCAAGGCCCAGGGGGTTTTGCAGCCCATCCTGGTGCGCCCTGTGGGTGATGATCGCTATGAACTTGTGGCCGGGGAGCGCAGGCTGCGCGCCTCCAAGATCGCGGGCCTGGTGGACGTTCCCTCCCTGGTGCGCGAGATGAACGATCAGGAAAGTCTGGCCATCGCGCTCATCGAAAACCTGCAGCGCGAGGACCTGAACCCCGTGGAAGAGGCGCTCGGCTACCAGCAGCTGCAAAAGGAATTCGGCCTGAGCCAGGACGAGCTTTCCCGGCAGGTGGGCAAGAGTCGTTCCGCCGTGGCCAACTCGCTTCGGCTCCTGAACCTGCCCGAGGAGGTTCAGCAGCATATCCAGATGGGGAAAATTTCCGCGGGCCATGGCCGTGCGATCATGGCGATCACAGAATCCGAGCCGCAGGCGGACCTTCATGAGCGGATCATGGAAAACGGGCTCACCGTGCGTCAGGCCGAGGCGCAGGCCTCGTTCTGGAAGCAGAACGGCCGCCTTCCGGGCGCCGACGAGGTGGGAGCCCCGGTCAAGTCCGCTGGAGCGACTTCTCACAAGGAGTCTTTGGACCCTTCCATGCAGGAACTACAGGCCGTACTCTGCGAGAGCCTGGATCTTGCGGTCAAGGTTTCCGGTTCCCAGGAAAAAGGGCGGATTACCTTGTCATATCGGCAGGGAGACGAATTGCGTTCGCTGTTGGAGAAGCTTGGAGTCGAGAGCCCGTTCTAG
- a CDS encoding slipin family protein, producing the protein MYTYLPIIVLVVAFLAAALKVLNEYERGVVFRLGRVIGQKGPGLIILIPVVDRMVKVSLRILTLDVPNQDVITRDNVSVSVNAVVYFRVVDPVKAILEIEDYMFGTSQLAQTTLRSVCGGVELDDLLSHRDKVNDRIQSILDQHTDPWGIKVSTVEVKYIDLPQEMQRAMAKQAEAERERRAKVIGAEGEYQAANKLTEAAKIISAHPEALQLRYLQTMREMSSESKTSTIIPVPLDFIKMLNPNFASPKDTDKP; encoded by the coding sequence ATGTACACGTATCTGCCCATTATCGTGCTGGTGGTCGCCTTTTTGGCGGCGGCGCTCAAGGTTTTGAACGAATATGAACGCGGCGTCGTGTTTCGGCTCGGCAGGGTCATCGGCCAGAAAGGGCCGGGCCTTATCATCCTCATTCCGGTCGTCGATCGCATGGTCAAGGTCTCGTTGCGCATCCTGACCCTGGATGTGCCAAACCAGGATGTCATCACCCGGGACAACGTCAGCGTGAGCGTCAACGCGGTGGTCTATTTTCGCGTGGTGGATCCGGTCAAGGCCATTCTGGAGATCGAGGACTACATGTTCGGCACTTCCCAGCTTGCGCAAACCACGCTTCGTAGCGTATGTGGGGGCGTCGAGCTTGACGATCTGCTGTCCCACCGCGACAAGGTCAATGACCGGATTCAGTCCATACTGGACCAGCACACGGACCCGTGGGGCATCAAGGTCAGTACCGTCGAGGTCAAGTACATCGATCTGCCGCAGGAAATGCAGCGGGCCATGGCCAAGCAGGCCGAGGCCGAACGCGAACGCCGGGCCAAGGTCATCGGGGCGGAGGGTGAATACCAGGCCGCCAACAAGCTGACCGAGGCCGCCAAGATCATCAGCGCCCATCCCGAGGCTTTGCAGCTCCGCTATCTGCAGACCATGCGCGAGATGAGCTCCGAGAGCAAAACATCGACCATCATTCCTGTGCCGCTGGATTTCATTAAAATGTTGAACCCCAACTTTGCATCACCAAAGGACACGGACAAACCATGA
- a CDS encoding ParA family protein, translating into MARRIVIANQKGGVGKTTTAVNLGASLGVMEKKVLIVDCDPQGNASSGLGFYPGDKRENIYSVLFSPKDVHKAIYDSGVPYMDILPGTQDLVGAEIELVDKFGREFFLKELLDEVDDEYDFILIDCPPSLGLLTVNALCAARELLVPLQCEYYALEGIAQLLMTYELVRKRLNPELDILGVVLTMYDSRNRLSWQVKNEVRKAFPQHLFEVIVPRNVRLSEAPSFGKPVINYDVKSKGAEAYLALAQEVVRSKTEHSS; encoded by the coding sequence GTGGCAAGACGAATTGTGATCGCGAATCAGAAGGGTGGGGTGGGGAAGACCACCACTGCCGTCAACCTTGGCGCCTCGCTGGGCGTCATGGAAAAAAAGGTGCTTATCGTGGATTGCGATCCGCAGGGGAATGCCTCCAGCGGGCTGGGGTTCTACCCCGGCGACAAGCGCGAAAACATTTATTCCGTGTTGTTTTCGCCCAAGGATGTGCACAAGGCCATCTATGATTCCGGGGTCCCGTATATGGATATCCTGCCGGGTACTCAGGACTTGGTGGGCGCGGAAATCGAGCTGGTGGACAAGTTCGGGCGAGAGTTTTTTCTCAAGGAATTGCTGGATGAAGTGGACGATGAATATGACTTCATCCTCATCGACTGCCCGCCGTCCCTTGGCCTGCTGACGGTCAACGCCCTGTGCGCCGCCCGCGAGCTGCTGGTGCCCCTTCAGTGCGAGTATTACGCATTGGAAGGCATTGCGCAGTTGCTGATGACATACGAACTGGTCCGCAAGCGTCTGAATCCTGAACTGGATATCCTGGGCGTTGTCCTGACCATGTATGATTCGCGCAACAGGCTTTCCTGGCAGGTCAAGAACGAGGTGCGCAAGGCCTTTCCCCAGCACCTGTTCGAAGTCATCGTGCCCAGGAACGTGCGCCTGTCCGAGGCACCCAGTTTCGGCAAGCCGGTCATCAATTACGACGTCAAGTCCAAGGGCGCCGAGGCCTATCTGGCCCTTGCCCAGGAAGTGGTTCGGAGCAAGACCGAACATTCGTCATAA
- a CDS encoding ATP-dependent 6-phosphofructokinase encodes MGTKKKNDQTAIRTLGPAKIDTCIPMCRPVDESKPMIVTLTADDIENLTDDHVTLELEAAGPREKLYFDPSKTKCAIVTCGGLCPGINDVIRAIVMEAYHNYDVASVVGVQFGLRGFIPEYQFDFIELTPDRVADIHQFGGTILGSSRGLQAPDQIVDALERSNINVLFMIGGDGTMKAAKAIVREIDKRGQKISVIGIPKTIDNDINFVTKSFGFDTAVEKATESIQCAHVEAVGMQNGIGLVKLMGRESGFIAAQSTLALKEVNFVLIPEKKFELHGEGNFLQSLENRLKNRGHAVIVCAEGAGQELCPDYGKPDESGNPVLGDICGVLKKEIKEYFGKLGMEYGMKYIDPSYIIRSVPANANDRIYCGFLGQNSVHAAMSGKTGMVVSMLQNRMIHLPLELVTERRKKLNTNSAYWRSVLESTGQEDFCKMDPTCRR; translated from the coding sequence ATGGGCACCAAGAAGAAAAATGACCAGACAGCCATTCGGACCCTCGGACCGGCCAAGATCGATACCTGTATCCCCATGTGCCGGCCCGTGGACGAATCCAAACCCATGATCGTGACGCTCACGGCCGACGACATCGAGAATCTCACGGATGATCATGTCACGCTCGAGCTGGAGGCGGCGGGACCCCGGGAAAAGCTCTATTTCGATCCCTCCAAGACCAAGTGCGCCATCGTCACCTGCGGCGGCCTGTGCCCGGGCATCAACGACGTGATCCGGGCCATCGTCATGGAGGCCTACCACAACTACGACGTCGCCTCCGTGGTTGGCGTCCAGTTCGGCCTGCGCGGGTTCATTCCTGAATATCAGTTCGATTTCATCGAGCTGACCCCGGACCGTGTTGCGGACATTCACCAGTTCGGCGGCACCATCCTCGGCTCGTCCCGCGGGCTGCAGGCCCCGGACCAGATCGTGGACGCGCTGGAGCGCTCCAACATCAACGTGTTGTTCATGATCGGCGGCGACGGGACCATGAAGGCGGCAAAGGCCATTGTCCGCGAGATCGACAAACGGGGCCAGAAGATATCGGTCATCGGAATCCCCAAGACCATCGACAACGACATCAATTTCGTGACCAAGTCCTTTGGGTTCGACACGGCCGTGGAAAAGGCCACCGAATCCATCCAGTGCGCGCACGTGGAAGCCGTGGGCATGCAGAACGGGATCGGCCTGGTCAAGCTCATGGGCCGGGAATCCGGGTTTATCGCGGCCCAGTCGACCCTGGCCCTCAAGGAAGTCAATTTCGTGCTTATTCCGGAAAAGAAGTTCGAGCTGCACGGGGAGGGCAACTTCCTGCAATCCCTGGAAAATCGGCTCAAAAATCGGGGCCATGCCGTGATCGTCTGCGCCGAGGGCGCTGGCCAGGAGCTTTGCCCGGACTACGGCAAGCCGGATGAGTCGGGCAACCCGGTCCTGGGCGACATTTGCGGGGTGCTCAAGAAGGAGATCAAGGAATACTTCGGCAAGCTGGGCATGGAGTACGGCATGAAGTACATCGATCCCAGCTACATTATCCGTTCAGTGCCCGCCAACGCCAACGACCGCATCTACTGCGGCTTCCTGGGCCAGAACTCGGTGCATGCGGCCATGTCCGGCAAGACCGGCATGGTGGTGAGCATGCTCCAGAATCGCATGATCCATCTGCCGCTGGAACTGGTCACCGAGCGCCGCAAGAAACTGAATACCAATTCCGCGTATTGGCGGTCCGTGCTGGAGTCCACCGGGCAGGAGGATTTCTGCAAGATGGACCCCACCTGCAGGAGATAA
- a CDS encoding ArnT family glycosyltransferase encodes MKTIVQSLKTRPALWAALLILVPFAVRTWFAATGQLNLVQDEAQYWDWTRHLQMSYYSKGPLIALIIKFWTTIFGNTELGVRFGSILGFACTQTILFLFLSRSWRRPDLGLWTLFITDTMVLFMALGLLMTTDNSLIFCWASSMACLYLGSTPKKNLPPPSTKARIWPFAVLALLFGLGILAKYMMLAFGGLAFLYGFALRRRDLTPRHFWKYLFTALGAGLVIGFLPILIWNVQNGFVGFKHVSHLAGVGGSDAPLIRFDRFPDYIGSQFGLATPWWLLLMLYGGIKAVGAYCRNTIVSPFRERPEVDQRQSLLLATFFWPIWLFFIAWSFHTKIMPNWSAVSYVAGAMLAAHGLDSLLRARRIKSWGIYFLAALSLAIFLLVHTAHLLPIPREYNITNRLKGWEELGQTVEDLRLTRFANPDKVFIFSELYDMTSALAFYVPGQPRTYCAWVQNRRMNQYDIWNGPQDKIGWDAIFVRKKLEKGTYPDIEKMFESISDPIPVHTTYNGMPARTFTIFLCRGYNGYWPRKGGSF; translated from the coding sequence ATGAAAACAATCGTACAATCGCTCAAGACCCGCCCGGCCCTGTGGGCCGCATTGCTCATTCTGGTCCCCTTTGCAGTCCGCACCTGGTTTGCCGCCACCGGCCAGCTCAACCTGGTCCAGGACGAGGCCCAGTACTGGGATTGGACCCGCCATCTCCAGATGAGCTACTACTCCAAGGGTCCGCTGATCGCACTGATCATCAAGTTCTGGACCACCATATTCGGCAATACGGAACTGGGCGTCCGGTTCGGTTCCATTCTCGGGTTCGCCTGCACCCAGACAATTCTCTTCCTCTTCTTATCCAGATCCTGGCGCAGGCCCGACCTGGGACTGTGGACCCTGTTCATCACCGACACCATGGTCCTGTTTATGGCCCTGGGCCTGCTCATGACCACGGACAACAGCCTGATTTTCTGCTGGGCCAGTTCCATGGCCTGCCTTTACCTGGGCAGCACACCCAAGAAGAATCTTCCTCCGCCCAGCACCAAGGCGAGAATCTGGCCTTTTGCCGTCCTGGCCCTGCTTTTCGGGTTGGGCATCCTGGCGAAATACATGATGCTGGCCTTTGGCGGCCTGGCCTTCCTTTACGGATTCGCCCTGCGCCGCAGGGACCTTACCCCCAGGCATTTCTGGAAATACCTGTTCACGGCTCTCGGGGCAGGCCTGGTCATCGGCTTCCTGCCCATCCTCATATGGAACGTGCAGAACGGCTTCGTGGGTTTCAAGCACGTTTCCCACCTGGCAGGGGTCGGCGGTTCCGATGCCCCGCTGATCCGCTTCGACCGTTTCCCGGACTACATCGGATCCCAGTTCGGGCTCGCCACGCCCTGGTGGCTGCTGCTCATGCTCTACGGCGGCATCAAGGCTGTCGGCGCTTACTGCCGCAATACGATTGTCAGTCCCTTTCGCGAACGCCCGGAGGTGGACCAGCGCCAGTCCCTGCTCCTGGCAACCTTTTTCTGGCCTATCTGGCTCTTTTTCATTGCCTGGAGCTTCCACACCAAGATCATGCCCAACTGGTCGGCCGTCAGCTATGTGGCCGGCGCCATGCTGGCGGCACACGGACTGGACTCCCTGCTGCGTGCTCGCAGAATCAAATCCTGGGGAATCTATTTCCTTGCCGCACTTTCCCTGGCCATATTCCTGCTTGTCCATACGGCGCACCTGCTGCCCATTCCCCGGGAATACAATATCACCAACCGGCTCAAGGGCTGGGAGGAGTTGGGGCAGACCGTCGAAGACCTCCGCCTCACCCGGTTCGCGAACCCCGACAAGGTCTTTATTTTTTCGGAACTCTACGACATGACCTCTGCGCTGGCCTTTTACGTCCCCGGCCAGCCGCGCACCTATTGCGCCTGGGTACAGAATCGGCGCATGAACCAATACGACATATGGAACGGTCCCCAGGACAAGATCGGCTGGGACGCCATCTTTGTCCGCAAGAAACTGGAAAAAGGGACCTACCCGGACATCGAAAAGATGTTCGAGTCCATCAGCGATCCCATTCCGGTCCACACCACCTACAACGGCATGCCGGCGCGGACATTCACCATTTTCCTGTGCCGAGGCTACAACGGCTATTGGCCCCGAAAAGGTGGCTCGTTCTGA
- the rfaE1 gene encoding D-glycero-beta-D-manno-heptose-7-phosphate kinase, whose translation MKELVRNMAGKKVMILGDLMLDHYMVGSVERISPEAPVPVVRVEREKFLMGGAGNVAMNIAALGGAPMLVGVIGDDREGDELKTLCEQAQLSVNLLTDPNRPSTKKTRIIAQNQQICRVDSEDSGPLSEALLDQLFKYLQAELQQYPVVILSDYGKGFISAPFMDRLNALLETMSRRPLVLVDPKIVNYDLYRGVDLLTPNTKEAGEGAGILVTDKPSVLRAGEALFRRLDCKHLLITLGPDGMALFHDREHIQHIPTFAKKVFDVTGAGDTVIGALGLALASGADLLSACTLANHAAGIVVGQVGAATASAQELLEEVECHSGHPVSTW comes from the coding sequence ATGAAAGAACTAGTAAGGAATATGGCCGGGAAAAAGGTGATGATCCTGGGCGATCTCATGCTCGATCATTACATGGTTGGTTCGGTGGAACGCATTTCCCCGGAAGCGCCCGTGCCGGTGGTGCGGGTGGAACGCGAGAAGTTCCTCATGGGCGGCGCAGGAAACGTGGCCATGAACATCGCCGCCCTGGGCGGTGCGCCCATGCTTGTGGGCGTGATCGGCGACGACAGGGAAGGGGATGAGCTCAAGACCTTGTGCGAACAAGCGCAACTCTCTGTGAACCTACTGACCGACCCGAACCGGCCGTCCACCAAGAAGACTCGCATCATCGCGCAAAATCAGCAGATATGCCGGGTGGACAGCGAAGACAGCGGCCCTTTGAGCGAGGCGTTGCTGGACCAACTCTTCAAGTATCTGCAAGCTGAACTGCAACAGTACCCCGTGGTCATTCTTTCCGACTATGGCAAGGGATTCATTTCCGCGCCGTTCATGGATCGCTTGAATGCGCTGCTGGAAACCATGTCCAGGCGTCCTCTTGTCCTGGTGGACCCCAAGATCGTCAACTACGATCTGTACAGGGGCGTGGATCTGCTGACCCCCAACACCAAGGAAGCCGGGGAGGGGGCAGGAATCCTGGTCACGGACAAGCCCTCGGTGCTACGCGCCGGCGAAGCGCTTTTCAGGCGTCTCGACTGTAAGCACCTGCTGATCACCCTGGGACCGGACGGCATGGCCCTGTTCCATGATCGCGAGCATATTCAGCATATTCCGACTTTCGCCAAAAAGGTCTTCGACGTGACCGGAGCCGGTGATACGGTGATCGGGGCCTTGGGCCTGGCCCTGGCGTCGGGAGCCGACCTTTTGAGCGCCTGTACCCTGGCCAACCATGCCGCGGGCATAGTGGTGGGCCAGGTGGGCGCAGCCACGGCCTCGGCGCAGGAGCTGCTCGAGGAAGTGGAATGCCATTCCGGCCATCCCGTTTCGACCTGGTAG
- a CDS encoding NfeD family protein: MARLTLVLFALLLVLPLSAQAAPFRVLRVDLDAAISPAQEEMFGAALNECLDRKCDMLLLVLDTPGGLGESMRRMVKAMLNSRVPVGVWVGPSGARAASAGVFLVAASSVAGMAPQTTIGAASPVNLGGKDMDETMARKVQNDFMSLVRGVAEAKGRNAAWYAEAVEKSVSITAHEALKARVVEIAAGTPEEFVAGAGERGIPFKDGTVVFSRDDIRLESHDPGFRYRLLSWLMHPQIAYLLLLGGMLGLFIEITHPGTVFPGVFGGICLLVSMYALSVLPTNIAGILLILFGLVLFGLEIKIVSYGLLSVGGVSCLFFGTVILFRDEFGYLPIPLSAIFGPLIFFTVVVGFVVYLVAKAQRKKQASGMVSMIGLTGRVRHWSGKTGTILVRGEIWAAKVLQSDFTPLVEQEVKVVGISGLTLDIEPCNQEPLADKG, encoded by the coding sequence ATGGCACGACTGACCCTGGTTCTCTTTGCGTTGCTGCTTGTCCTGCCGCTGTCCGCGCAAGCCGCCCCATTCAGGGTGCTGCGCGTGGATCTCGATGCGGCCATCAGCCCGGCCCAGGAGGAGATGTTCGGCGCGGCCCTGAACGAATGCCTGGACAGGAAATGCGACATGCTGCTTTTGGTGCTGGATACTCCCGGCGGATTGGGGGAATCCATGCGGCGCATGGTCAAGGCCATGCTCAATTCTCGGGTACCGGTGGGTGTCTGGGTCGGCCCTTCCGGGGCACGCGCCGCTTCGGCGGGGGTGTTCCTGGTGGCCGCTTCTTCCGTGGCGGGCATGGCCCCGCAGACAACCATCGGGGCGGCATCTCCCGTGAACCTGGGCGGCAAGGATATGGACGAGACCATGGCCAGGAAGGTCCAGAACGACTTCATGAGCCTGGTGCGCGGTGTGGCCGAGGCAAAGGGGCGCAATGCGGCCTGGTATGCCGAGGCAGTGGAGAAAAGCGTTTCCATCACTGCGCACGAGGCTCTTAAGGCCAGGGTCGTTGAAATCGCGGCCGGGACACCGGAAGAGTTCGTGGCCGGAGCAGGGGAGCGGGGCATTCCCTTCAAGGACGGAACCGTCGTCTTCAGCCGGGACGATATCCGGTTGGAATCCCATGATCCCGGATTTCGCTACCGTTTGCTGTCCTGGCTCATGCATCCCCAGATCGCCTATCTGCTTCTGCTGGGCGGCATGCTCGGGCTCTTCATCGAGATCACCCATCCCGGCACGGTTTTTCCCGGCGTCTTCGGCGGCATCTGCCTGCTTGTATCCATGTACGCCCTTTCCGTGCTGCCCACCAATATTGCGGGCATACTGCTCATTCTCTTCGGACTGGTGCTTTTCGGCCTGGAAATCAAGATCGTCAGCTACGGGCTTTTGTCCGTGGGCGGGGTGTCGTGCCTGTTCTTCGGGACCGTAATCCTGTTCCGCGACGAGTTCGGGTATCTGCCCATTCCCCTGTCCGCCATTTTCGGCCCGCTCATATTTTTTACCGTGGTGGTGGGATTTGTTGTCTACCTTGTTGCCAAGGCCCAGAGGAAAAAACAGGCCAGCGGCATGGTTTCCATGATCGGTTTGACCGGCAGGGTGCGTCACTGGAGCGGGAAAACCGGGACAATACTGGTAAGAGGCGAAATTTGGGCCGCAAAGGTCCTTCAGAGCGATTTTACCCCTTTGGTTGAGCAAGAGGTCAAAGTCGTCGGAATAAGCGGCCTGACGCTCGATATCGAGCCATGCAACCAGGAGCCCTTGGCAGACAAGGGCTGA
- a CDS encoding MarR family winged helix-turn-helix transcriptional regulator, producing the protein MRQNLGQKLAPYDIRPGQIPLLLCLWEQDGISQKHLLEKVHVEQPTLANTLKRMERDKLLRMERDPLDLRKCVYYLTERGQKVRSVVEAALTDVRDICEKGLSVNDLSYFRRILAQMNQQILADLQDPAMILADEVQ; encoded by the coding sequence TTGCGGCAGAATCTGGGACAAAAACTGGCCCCTTATGACATCCGTCCGGGCCAAATCCCCTTGCTCCTGTGTTTGTGGGAACAGGACGGAATCAGCCAGAAGCACTTGCTGGAAAAAGTCCATGTGGAGCAGCCCACCCTGGCCAATACCTTGAAGCGCATGGAACGGGATAAATTGCTACGCATGGAGCGCGACCCTCTGGATCTACGAAAATGCGTCTACTACCTTACCGAGCGGGGCCAGAAGGTCCGATCCGTGGTCGAGGCCGCACTGACGGATGTCAGGGACATTTGCGAAAAGGGGCTTTCCGTCAATGATCTCAGCTATTTTCGAAGAATTCTGGCGCAAATGAACCAGCAGATTCTCGCCGACTTGCAGGACCCCGCCATGATCCTGGCGGACGAGGTCCAGTAA
- a CDS encoding helix-turn-helix domain-containing protein has product MQDTPNTPALLTIQEVADALRVHYRTAYRLVTAGSIKAIKIGSQWRVAEASLLEFIEHGWKEVQVAKKETKGPKQLKLPLE; this is encoded by the coding sequence ATGCAAGACACCCCTAACACACCTGCACTTCTGACGATTCAGGAAGTGGCCGATGCCCTGAGAGTGCACTACCGCACCGCGTACCGGCTGGTGACGGCTGGCAGCATCAAGGCCATCAAGATCGGGAGTCAGTGGCGTGTCGCAGAGGCTTCACTGCTTGAATTTATTGAACATGGTTGGAAAGAGGTCCAGGTGGCCAAAAAGGAAACCAAGGGACCCAAACAGCTTAAACTCCCTCTGGAGTAA